A portion of the bacterium genome contains these proteins:
- a CDS encoding DUF4249 domain-containing protein gives MKNRTIIPMCMTGLPKGIMIVPVLFLVLFACSCSEDVIKVKLKNTKPRIVIEGTVTDRDPAMVRISKTVDFFKPTTLPAVSGALVTISDSESNVYTLKEIVSGIYIAEKLRGIEGQTYTMNVFAEGVEYTAVSTMQHAVVIDSLSQDYDEEDELEIHCYLTDPEGIDNFYRIRLFRNGTAPGGITPDSNYWFSDKVTDGKKIDYYFFDTEDFEIDDVITVELLTIDEGIYDFFMTLDSALGDNSSFGTLPGNPISNISNGALGYFGAFTIRSAELTVK, from the coding sequence ATGAAAAACAGAACGATAATCCCGATGTGCATGACCGGACTGCCGAAAGGCATTATGATTGTTCCGGTTCTCTTCCTGGTCCTATTTGCATGTTCCTGTTCCGAGGATGTCATTAAAGTCAAACTGAAAAACACCAAACCGCGTATCGTCATAGAAGGAACGGTAACCGACCGTGATCCGGCCATGGTGAGAATATCCAAAACGGTCGATTTCTTCAAACCGACCACTCTGCCGGCCGTATCGGGTGCTCTCGTCACCATATCCGACAGTGAGAGTAACGTATATACGCTGAAAGAAATCGTTTCCGGCATCTATATTGCTGAAAAACTCCGCGGAATCGAGGGACAAACCTACACGATGAACGTATTTGCCGAGGGTGTCGAGTACACGGCGGTTTCGACCATGCAGCATGCCGTGGTGATCGATTCTCTGTCGCAGGATTACGATGAAGAAGACGAGCTCGAAATCCACTGTTATCTGACCGATCCCGAAGGTATCGATAATTTCTATCGCATACGGCTTTTCCGGAACGGCACAGCTCCGGGCGGTATAACTCCGGACAGCAATTACTGGTTCTCCGACAAGGTGACGGACGGTAAAAAAATCGACTATTATTTCTTCGATACCGAGGATTTCGAGATTGATGATGTAATAACGGTCGAGCTGCTCACCATTGACGAAGGAATATACGATTTTTTCATGACGCTCGACAGTGCCCTGGGCGACAACAGCTCGTTCGGTACACTGCCCGGCAATCCCATTTCGAACATCAGCAACGGTGCGCTGGGCTATTTCGGGGCATTCACCATCCGCTCGGCGGAGCTTACGGTCAAATAA